Proteins from a genomic interval of Zingiber officinale cultivar Zhangliang chromosome 2A, Zo_v1.1, whole genome shotgun sequence:
- the LOC122039614 gene encoding auxin-responsive protein IAA27-like → MSSTVEHDYIGLSERNSSAGGVEGGVLNLKATELRFGLPGSESPHRVEKIGLTLDLLPKSFVSGAKRGFSDANDGGGTWGFAAEGGGSEVNSVKGGGLFSGRGEVASGGSAGQLSGQGNVGKDLAVKAAGQERKVTPKGCGSVGNDSPVAPAAK, encoded by the coding sequence ATGTCGTCGACGGTGGAGCATGATTACATAGGTCTGTCGGAGCGGAACTCCTCTGCCGGCGGAGTCGAGGGAGGGGTTCTGAACCTCAAGGCCACGGAACTCAGGTTTGGGCTGCCTGGGTCGGAGTCGCCCCACCGCGTGGAGAAGATCGGGCTCACCCTGGATTTGCTCCCCAAGAGCTTCGTCTCCGGTGCCAAGAGGGGGTTCTCCGACGCCAACGATGGGGGCGGGACGTGGGGATTTGCCGCCGAAGGTGGCGGATCTGAAGTGAACTCGGTAAAAGGTGGCGGCTTGTTTTCGGGGAGAGGGGAGGTTGCGTCCGGTGGCAGTGCAGGGCAGCTTTCTGGGCAAGGGAATGTGGGGAAGGACCTAGCGGTGAAAGCGGCTGGGCAGGAGCGGAAGGTCACCCCGAAGGGCTGTGGTTCTGTTGGGAATGATAGTCCGGTAGCTCCTGCAGCGAAGTAA